From a single Hominilimicola fabiformis genomic region:
- a CDS encoding sodium-dependent transporter, whose amino-acid sequence MERENLKSRLGFILLSAGCAIGIGNVWRFPYIVGNYGGGIFVLFYLSFLALIGIPVLTIEFSIGRASQKSTAKAYQELEPRGTKWHLHSNFAIAGNYILLMFYTTVAGWMLYYFYKFAVGGFVGLDTANVKNTFNNLLASPATMTFWMLVVVVLGFGVCSLGLQKGVEKITKVMMTALLGLIIILAIHAVRLDGGIDGVKFYLLPNFEKIQEVGFFKLITTAMNQAFFTLSIGMGSMMIFGSYIDKSRTLLGESINIALLDTFVAIIAGLIIFPSCFAFNVEPDSGPSLIFITLPNVFTSMKGGRIWGSLFFLFMTFAAFSTVIALFENILTCCVEKFNITRKKAVLINIIIISVLSLPCVFGFNILSSLHPLGGESTILDFEDFLVSNLILPAGSLMYLFFCISKRGWGFDNYLKEANTGVGPKIPRWIKPYYKYVMPIIMLILLVQGIVNTFI is encoded by the coding sequence ATGGAAAGAGAAAATTTAAAATCGAGATTAGGATTTATACTCCTGTCTGCCGGCTGTGCGATTGGTATAGGCAATGTTTGGAGATTCCCTTATATTGTAGGAAATTACGGCGGCGGAATATTTGTGTTATTTTACCTGTCCTTCCTTGCCTTAATCGGCATTCCTGTTTTGACAATAGAGTTTTCAATAGGTCGTGCAAGTCAAAAGAGTACCGCTAAAGCATACCAGGAACTTGAGCCGAGAGGTACAAAATGGCACTTACATTCTAATTTTGCGATTGCCGGCAATTATATACTTTTGATGTTCTATACCACAGTAGCCGGTTGGATGTTATATTATTTTTATAAATTTGCCGTCGGCGGATTTGTCGGTTTGGACACCGCTAACGTAAAAAATACATTTAACAACCTTTTAGCCTCCCCCGCTACCATGACATTTTGGATGTTGGTTGTTGTTGTTTTGGGATTTGGAGTTTGCTCATTGGGACTTCAAAAAGGTGTCGAAAAAATCACTAAAGTTATGATGACCGCACTGCTCGGACTTATTATAATTCTTGCAATACACGCAGTCAGACTTGACGGCGGTATAGACGGTGTAAAATTCTATCTTCTGCCGAACTTTGAAAAAATACAGGAAGTAGGATTTTTCAAGCTTATAACAACCGCTATGAACCAAGCATTTTTCACACTTAGTATCGGTATGGGATCAATGATGATTTTTGGCAGTTACATTGATAAATCACGAACTCTTTTAGGCGAATCAATAAATATTGCTCTGCTTGATACATTCGTTGCTATAATCGCAGGACTTATCATATTTCCGTCATGCTTTGCTTTCAACGTTGAACCCGACAGCGGTCCAAGCCTTATATTCATAACATTGCCTAACGTATTCACTTCAATGAAAGGCGGCAGAATTTGGGGCAGCTTGTTCTTCCTGTTTATGACTTTCGCGGCATTTTCTACGGTTATTGCATTGTTTGAAAATATACTGACTTGTTGCGTTGAAAAATTTAATATCACAAGAAAGAAAGCCGTACTTATTAATATAATAATTATATCGGTGTTGTCATTGCCTTGCGTGTTCGGATTTAATATATTATCATCACTCCACCCATTAGGCGGTGAGTCAACTATTCTTGACTTTGAGGACTTTCTTGTAAGTAATCTTATATTGCCTGCCGGCTCACTTATGTACTTGTTTTTCTGTATATCAAAACGTGGTTGGGGCTTTGACAATTATCTTAAAGAGGCTAATACCGGTGTCGGTCCGAAAATTCCAAGATGGATTAAACCGTATTATAAATACGTTATGCCGATTATTATGCTTATTCTGTTGGTACAGGGAATTGTTAATACATTTATATAA